The genome window GGAGGGCACATGACACGGGGGAACGACAGGCGCAAGACAACGCTTGCGCGATGGCTGGGAGGTGCAGGGGTCGCATGTGCCCTCCTGGCCGCAGCGCCACCCGCATTCGCCGCAAAGGATGGCGAAACCCTCGACGTGCGTCTGTTCAAGACCTCCGACGTCGCGCCGCCGAGCGCCTGTTCGCTGCGTCTGTGGCAGGCCAATCGCGATCCCGACACGGACCGTTTCGCGCATGTCTTTCTGGAGGATTTCGGCTTCGACCATACCCGAACGGTCGCCCGCATCCGCATCGGCGACGAGGTGCCCCGACTGACGCGCATCGCGGTTGGCGGCGAACCGACCGGCTACGATCTCCATCCCGTCCAGCTCTACAGATCGGCCGACGGCGACACCCGTGTCATTCTCGACCTGACCTTTGCGCCGGAAGAGGGCGAGGCCGTCGAGGTGGAAACCGGCAAGCTCACCGTGATCCGGCAAGGGTTTCCGCCATTTCGCATGACCGTAAAGGGGGGAGCCGGATGCATGACCCCGCCGGCGGCCGATCCGGCCCCTGCCGCCGATTCCGGTGCGGGCGAGACCGACTTCAGCAATCTTTTCCGCAAGTACGAGGTCCCGACCGACGACGTTCCGGACACCATGATCGAGGCCCTGAAC of Stappia sp. ES.058 contains these proteins:
- a CDS encoding DUF1176 domain-containing protein translates to MTRGNDRRKTTLARWLGGAGVACALLAAAPPAFAAKDGETLDVRLFKTSDVAPPSACSLRLWQANRDPDTDRFAHVFLEDFGFDHTRTVARIRIGDEVPRLTRIAVGGEPTGYDLHPVQLYRSADGDTRVILDLTFAPEEGEAVEVETGKLTVIRQGFPPFRMTVKGGAGCMTPPAADPAPAADSGAGETDFSNLFRKYEVPTDDVPDTMIEALNRTYDCDWRASLARIGVTGYQTSEEGAIWEMGCSAGMHNAAYVYAQVYLFQPSEFSLMTFQNVKGHPRTSPNVLFNPVWNIAARTVASFTVDRGLGDCGTYERHRLVDARFEMVEYRAKPDCDGAAVEPETYPLIYRR